In one window of Juglans regia cultivar Chandler chromosome 3, Walnut 2.0, whole genome shotgun sequence DNA:
- the LOC109020719 gene encoding CBBY-like protein isoform X1, translated as MDSASCSILDALHLSSTVTNYGNNKYRYSYTLRNPFSVLPFSSTFPAIPASTGKFLHFNRFLAFCSTSRSENQNRSLELAILLEVDGVMMDAYHLGNRQAFNVAFQKLGLDCANWSEPVYLDLARKCSGDEERMLKVYFNRIGWPTSLPTNEKGSFIKSVLREKKTALDDFVMSKSLPLRPGVEDFIDDAYNEGIPVVILTAYSKSGDKVAGSIIEKLGHERISKVKIVGNEEVKQSLYGQLITHKGLYWGVDEELAQEAIKAALAEKQKIAEDVASILKLSVEIDTSSSESLEKTVAALRAGAEYAEVPFKNCVLIAGSQSGVSGADQIGMPCIVLRSSLTSRAEFPSAKAIMDGFGGADLTVSKLCQKRWS; from the exons ATGGATTCCGCTTCTTGTTCAATTCTTGACGCTCTGCACCTTTCAAGCACCGTTACCAACTATGGCAACAACAAATATCGGTACTCCTACACGCTCAGAAACCCATTTTCGGTTCTTCCATTTTCCTCCACTTTCCCGGCCATCCCCGCTTCGACCGGAAAATTTTTGCACTTCAATCGGTTTCTTGCTTTCTGCTCAACTTCCCGCTCTGAAAACCAGAACCGATCTCTGGAACTTGCTATTCTTCTGGAAGTTGATGG GGTTATGATGGATGCTTATCATCTGGGTAATCGCCAAGCCTTCAACGTAG CATTTCAAAAGCTTGGCCTTGACTGTGCAAACTGGAGTGAACCTGTCTATTTAGACCTTGCAAG GAAGTGTTCTGGAGACGAGGAAAGGATGCTAAAAGTGTATTTTAACCGG ATTGGTTGGCCTACATCATTGCCCACAAATGAGAAGGGATCATTCATAAAGAGTGTTCTCCGAGAAAAG AAAACTGCGTTGGATGATTTTGTGATGTCAAAAAGTTTACCTTTACGACCTGGAGTTGAAGA TTTTATAGATGATGCGTATAATGAAGGAATACCTGTGGTCATACTAACTGCATACAGTAAAAGTGGGGATAAGGTTGCCGG ATCAATTATTGAAAAGCTTGGTCATGAAAGAATTTCAAAAGTAAAGATAGTTGGGAATGAGGAAGTTAAACAGAGTCTTTATGGCCAACTTATTACTCACAAGGGATTATACTGGGGTGTGGATGAGGAACTTGCCCAGGAAGCAATAAAGGCAG CTTTGGCtgagaaacaaaaaatagcaGAGGATGTTGCTTCCATACTGAAGCTGAGTGTAGAGATTGATACAAGTTCATCTGAAAG CTTAGAGAAAACTGTAGCTGCATTGCGTGCCGGGGCAGAATATGCAGAAGTACCTTTCAAAAATTGTGTCCTCATTGCAGGAAGCCAATCGGGAGTTTCTGGAGCTGATCAAATAGGCATGCCATGCATTGTTCTACGGAGCAG TTTGACCTCTAGAGCGGAGTTCCCTTCTGCAAAAGCTATCATGGATGGGTTTGGAGGTGCAGATCTGACAGTCTCAAAACTATGCCAGAAGAGATGGTCATGA
- the LOC109020715 gene encoding transcription factor JUNGBRUNNEN 1-like produces the protein MDQEETMSTAQVNGKNDEVLLPGFRFHPTDEELVGFYLRKKVEKKLIINLDHLIKQINIYNHDPWDLPKVGRVGEKECYFFCRRGRKYKNSVRPNRVTGSGFWKATGIDKPIYSVDQEPHDHESIGLKKSLVYYRGSAGKGTKTDWMMHEFRLPDSKSTNPKNTTQEAEVWTLCRIFKRDVSNKKYGSEWHKNEISKRSTLTDSSSITCSSDQSNSGHKYLSFGGAPLAAMGNDGKPFSDSIEERNMQFFARQRSLNCTGQAPYLSSCSSFSNPKEEEIFEEGNWDELMPMVEFAVNPSLLYRRFS, from the exons ATGGATCAGGAGGAAACGATGAGTACTGCTCAAGTTAATGGCAAGAACGATGAAGTTCTGCTTCCAGGGTTTCGATTTCATCCTACTGATGAAGAGCTTGTTGGGTTTTATCTTCGAAAAAAGGTGGAGAAGAAGCTTATTATCAATCTTGACCACCTCATCAAACAGATTAACATATACAATCACGATCCCTGGGATCTTCCAA AAGTTGGTAGGGTTGGAGAAAAGGAGTGTTATTTCTTCTGCAGAAGAGGAAGGAAGTATAAGAATAGCGTAAGACCCAACAGGGTCACAGGATCTGGATTTTGGAAAGCCACAGGCATCGACAAGCCCATATATTCTGTTGATCAAGAACCTCATGATCATGAAAGCATTGGCCTTAAAAAATCATTAGTCTATTACAGAGGGAGCGCTGGAAAAGGCACCAAAACTGATTGGATGATGCATGAGTTCCGTCTCCCAGACAGCAAAAGCACCAACCCTAAGAACACAACTCAAGAAGCT GAAGTTTGGACACTTTGCCGGATTTTTAAGCGAGATGTTTCTAATAAAAAGTATGGATCAGAGTGGCATAAGAACGAAATTTCTAAGCGAAGTACTCTGACTGATTCAAGCTCAATTACATGCAGTTCTGATCAGTCCAACAGCGGACACAAGTATTTGAGCTTTGGAGGAGCGCCTTTGGCTGCCATGGGAAATGATGGGAAGCCTTTCAGCGATTCGATCGAGGAAAGGAACATGCAGTTCTTTGCACGACAGCGCAGCTTAAATTGTACTGGTCAAGCCCCATATCTGTCCTCATGCTCAAGCTTTTCGAacccaaaagaagaagaaattttcgAAGAAGGAAACTGGGATGAGCTCATGCCAATGGTAGAATTTGCTGTTAACCCATCACTGCTATATAGACGTTTTAGTTAA
- the LOC109020719 gene encoding CBBY-like protein isoform X3: MDSASCSILDALHLSSTVTNYGNNKYRYSYTLRNPFSVLPFSSTFPAIPASTGKFLHFNRFLAFCSTSRSENQNRSLELAILLEVDGVMMDAYHLGNRQAFNVAFQKLGLDCANWSEPVYLDLARKCSGDEERMLKVYFNRIGWPTSLPTNEKGSFIKSVLREKKTALDDFVMSKSLPLRPGVEDFIDDAYNEGIPVVILTAYSKSGDKVAGSIIEKLGHERISKVKIVGNEEVKQSLYGQLITHKGLYWGVDEELAQEAIKAALAEKQKIAEDVASILKLSVEIDTSSSERKPIGSFWS, translated from the exons ATGGATTCCGCTTCTTGTTCAATTCTTGACGCTCTGCACCTTTCAAGCACCGTTACCAACTATGGCAACAACAAATATCGGTACTCCTACACGCTCAGAAACCCATTTTCGGTTCTTCCATTTTCCTCCACTTTCCCGGCCATCCCCGCTTCGACCGGAAAATTTTTGCACTTCAATCGGTTTCTTGCTTTCTGCTCAACTTCCCGCTCTGAAAACCAGAACCGATCTCTGGAACTTGCTATTCTTCTGGAAGTTGATGG GGTTATGATGGATGCTTATCATCTGGGTAATCGCCAAGCCTTCAACGTAG CATTTCAAAAGCTTGGCCTTGACTGTGCAAACTGGAGTGAACCTGTCTATTTAGACCTTGCAAG GAAGTGTTCTGGAGACGAGGAAAGGATGCTAAAAGTGTATTTTAACCGG ATTGGTTGGCCTACATCATTGCCCACAAATGAGAAGGGATCATTCATAAAGAGTGTTCTCCGAGAAAAG AAAACTGCGTTGGATGATTTTGTGATGTCAAAAAGTTTACCTTTACGACCTGGAGTTGAAGA TTTTATAGATGATGCGTATAATGAAGGAATACCTGTGGTCATACTAACTGCATACAGTAAAAGTGGGGATAAGGTTGCCGG ATCAATTATTGAAAAGCTTGGTCATGAAAGAATTTCAAAAGTAAAGATAGTTGGGAATGAGGAAGTTAAACAGAGTCTTTATGGCCAACTTATTACTCACAAGGGATTATACTGGGGTGTGGATGAGGAACTTGCCCAGGAAGCAATAAAGGCAG CTTTGGCtgagaaacaaaaaatagcaGAGGATGTTGCTTCCATACTGAAGCTGAGTGTAGAGATTGATACAAGTTCATCTGAAAG GAAGCCAATCGGGAGTTTCTGGAGCTGA
- the LOC109020719 gene encoding uncharacterized protein LOC109020719 isoform X2 gives MDSASCSILDALHLSSTVTNYGNNKYRYSYTLRNPFSVLPFSSTFPAIPASTGKFLHFNRFLAFCSTSRSENQNRSLELAILLEVDGVMMDAYHLGNRQAFNVAFQKLGLDCANWSEPVYLDLARKCSGDEERMLKVYFNRIGWPTSLPTNEKGSFIKSVLREKKTALDDFVMSKSLPLRPGVEDFIDDAYNEGIPVVILTAYSKSGDKVAGSIIEKLGHERISKVKIVGNEEVKQSLYGQLITHKGLYWGVDEELAQEAIKAALAEKQKIAEDVASILKLSVEIDTSSSESLEKTVAALRAGAEYAEVPFKNCVLIAGSQSGVSGADQIGMPCIVLRSR, from the exons ATGGATTCCGCTTCTTGTTCAATTCTTGACGCTCTGCACCTTTCAAGCACCGTTACCAACTATGGCAACAACAAATATCGGTACTCCTACACGCTCAGAAACCCATTTTCGGTTCTTCCATTTTCCTCCACTTTCCCGGCCATCCCCGCTTCGACCGGAAAATTTTTGCACTTCAATCGGTTTCTTGCTTTCTGCTCAACTTCCCGCTCTGAAAACCAGAACCGATCTCTGGAACTTGCTATTCTTCTGGAAGTTGATGG GGTTATGATGGATGCTTATCATCTGGGTAATCGCCAAGCCTTCAACGTAG CATTTCAAAAGCTTGGCCTTGACTGTGCAAACTGGAGTGAACCTGTCTATTTAGACCTTGCAAG GAAGTGTTCTGGAGACGAGGAAAGGATGCTAAAAGTGTATTTTAACCGG ATTGGTTGGCCTACATCATTGCCCACAAATGAGAAGGGATCATTCATAAAGAGTGTTCTCCGAGAAAAG AAAACTGCGTTGGATGATTTTGTGATGTCAAAAAGTTTACCTTTACGACCTGGAGTTGAAGA TTTTATAGATGATGCGTATAATGAAGGAATACCTGTGGTCATACTAACTGCATACAGTAAAAGTGGGGATAAGGTTGCCGG ATCAATTATTGAAAAGCTTGGTCATGAAAGAATTTCAAAAGTAAAGATAGTTGGGAATGAGGAAGTTAAACAGAGTCTTTATGGCCAACTTATTACTCACAAGGGATTATACTGGGGTGTGGATGAGGAACTTGCCCAGGAAGCAATAAAGGCAG CTTTGGCtgagaaacaaaaaatagcaGAGGATGTTGCTTCCATACTGAAGCTGAGTGTAGAGATTGATACAAGTTCATCTGAAAG CTTAGAGAAAACTGTAGCTGCATTGCGTGCCGGGGCAGAATATGCAGAAGTACCTTTCAAAAATTGTGTCCTCATTGCAGGAAGCCAATCGGGAGTTTCTGGAGCTGATCAAATAGGCATGCCATGCATTGTTCTACGGAGCAGGTAA